In Salvia miltiorrhiza cultivar Shanhuang (shh) chromosome 4, IMPLAD_Smil_shh, whole genome shotgun sequence, the DNA window caagtgccacataggatagagaaTAGTGGAGAGTTCTCTAATATGTAGATAATTGATATAGTACAtagataaataacaaaatataaaaaatcaaatttaatgtacatatttggatattatacaattgattaaacccattttgaatttataaatccaTCCCCGTATTcgtttgaaaattaataaagaattattTACTATACATTTTGATTGAGGACCAATTTATAGTAATACCCACTACTACTCATCCTTATTTAagttattgaaatatatagataattaaatataattataaatctaatatgaaaaactattgcagctataaaaaaaatatggaatactatttatttgaaatacatatcataagtatttctttatcaaggtttttccataattaaattttatagaatatCAATGTGGAAAAGATAGATGAGCTAATATATTCATGCAGGTTGacccttttatttaggttatgaattgattcagtttagtataaatttaatgttggatagatgaaaacaaatgtataaatgtcatatggtgtagaattgggagtgaaacaaatataaattgtgtgagtgccacataggataaaGAATAGTGGAGACCTCTCAGTATGTAGATAATTGATATAGTACATagataattaacaaaatataaaaaatcaaatttaaggtacatatttggatattatacaattgattaaactcattttgaatttataaatccaCACCtgtatgaccaaattaaattgaataacctatttatttaaaatatattcaagtatcattttattattttatatatccaaattcaattgaatgtggaaaactattgcaattataaaaaaatatatatgaaaaactatgtgcttgaaataacataatttaagtatttctttatctagaTCTTCAGTGATTAAGTTCAATTGAATattaatgtgagaatgatgaaagctaaaatatgaatgaaaattaagctttttatttaggttatgagTTTAATGTGAAAATGAGGATGATTTCAAGTTATAtacatgatcaaattaaattgaagaacttattatttaatatatatcttactatcattttctttattttatatgaccaaattaaattaaattgcttatttatttaaaatatactccctccgtccatgaaagaacttcctaggagggagtggcacgggttttaagaaaaaatattgttgagtgtattgaaagtggataaaaggtagttgagtgtattgggagtggtgaaaatgtgttataattaatattgggaattgtgaaaagtgaaaagtaaaaggattataagtggtggggtatagtaaaataggtaggaagttcttttgtggacgtcccaaaaaagaaagataggaagttctttcgtggacggagggagtatctaacgatcattttatttactttaaccAAGTTCAATttaagaacctatttatttcagaaacatctatacttttatttaggtttgcaaatattgaaatttaatttcgactttttatattttgaattatgaagtttattataaatttaatgtgaaaatctaTTGCAGTTATAAAAATATgtggaaaactatttatttgaaatacatattataagtatttctttatctatattttccaatgattaaatataatatcaatgtggAAAAAATAGATGGCCTAATGTCTACATGAAGATTGAGccttttatatagattatgaattgatgaagtttaggaTAATTTCAATGTGAGATGGATGAGTAAAAATGCCatataatatagaattgagaatgatcaaAATACTCACTTGTGggagtgccacataggatagagaaTGAAGGAGAGGTCTTCAATATGTAttctatttataatagatagattAATCGTGATCAATTGTATAACGCAATAAGGGGAATGAGATTAAAATCCACACGTTAAGAACTTTTATAGTGGTAactcaaccatgatgactggagatcccaagaacatggttcaatgagaactaaattatggaagttcaagttgagcacTTGAAAACTTGCAAAATCCATTCTCGTAGTTGCTCAAGTGCAAAGCCTGCAGCTTGTGGTAAATGGTAAGCCTTTAAAGCTTTTAATGATTCATATAGCCTCAATAGGTGGTGGCAGGATACTCTTTTTAGGAgatcacctatataagtgaagaagtggggccgcttcaatTATCgataacacttatgaatccaagaAATGGTCCAAGGCCAGAAATGGACACAACGTAAGAACGAAAGATATCAGATCtattattgtgtgtatgttgttgACTTGGTTTACACAAAAGTTGACCGGTTCAAGACATCGCGTTCACCGAGCAACAAGTAAATCCGATGGCATTACACTAAGGAAGGTTCAAAGCTAACAACTACCTATCCTGATGCAATAATAGGTCGTCGGGACAATTAgtttttgcatttgcattaatcatcattcatgtgggggattgttggaataaatagcTTATTTAATGTCAtgattactttgtaattaatgatattaaatcttcaaccctaaccctaaacgttcgggtttcgggctagcccatcagGCTAATCGgcttaaaggcgtaaaaataaaataatcatttgtattttgttatttttaatgatctaatgtataatgtataaaatatacatagaaatcaaatatataaattatatagcaagcattaaatgcaaaaatatgagatattgtaaaaaacatcaagattacataacatataaaataagttggtaataATAAGATGTTCAACTTTGctcaagaaaaaataataaaatatccaacaatagtttgaactcatagaaccaaagcatctcaaaaatacagaaaagtgaaatgatgagactttataatattttatcattttttattttatatctaaAATATTCTATGTTAAGTactcgggtttcgggctagcccttaGTCGGGTCGACTCTATCGGGTgccgggctaatcgggttgtaactaattttatcgggttgaaaatattcaaccctaaTCATCTCGGATGACGAGTTAATAGGGCCAGCCCACGGATTTCGGACTAGATAAATGTATTCTTTATAGATTTTTgtgacaaataaatgtatattaaaataaatttatattttataaatataataataaatatataacaggggtaaaatagaaaattcacaagttgtgccttagactgcattaagttatttttttattagtatagATATGGATATAGATAAAGATTTTTGGccatatttgtttatttatttacttggTGAGGAATTGCAAACTATTTGTGAATACTTATAAAggtaattatatttattaatttcctTGATACATAAATCCAGGCATGAATCGCCTTTATTAAAACAAcatccaacaaaaaaaaatactagtataacATATAAAATGGATTAATTATTCTAATGGAAATTATACTTGCCCTCAAAAGTCATCCCAAATCCCCAACTGCTTGGAACCACGTCGATTTCCTGCATGACAGACCCATCACTAGTGGTGACCTCAAAAGACAGAGTCTTCCCCAGCAGGCTCTGGGTGAGCTGCCAATTCTGGCCCCAGTTGCGGCTCATCCAAGTCCAGTCGGAGCCGGAGCTTCTCACCCTCACGGATTTGACGTCGCCCACGCCTCCCACGTTGTAGACGAGGACGAGTGTCCAGTAATTGTTCCCGCCCATTACGAATTTGATTCCGCCCCTCTTGCCGCACTTGACCCGCCTGTAGGCGACGGGCACCACGCCGGCCCTGTACTCGGCGATCTTGAGGAACATGGGCTGTGCTAGGTCGAAATGTTTCTGAGGCGGGTTGCACCACAGATCCTGGGTCTTGCTGTAGTCGGGCGGGCAGAAGTTGGTCGCCGTCACGCGAATCACGCCCTTCTTGCACGCCTGCGGAGCGTTCACGCACACGATCTCGAAGCATGCTCCGCACGCGGCCCCGTCGTTGAACAGGGCGGTGCTTAGAGCCGTCGTCTCTTGGCCGTACCCTTGCTGGAACACGTTTGTGTATCCACATGCTCCTCCtaccaaaaaccaaaaaattaaTTAGGCTACATGTTTTTAAATATGTAATCCTTGTATACGTGCATGCATAaagttttctttttaatttaacAATTATTTCCTTCATAATTTCTACACCTACACTAGTCGTGTTGTATTAGCATTAACAAAAATGAGACCATATACTTTGTTTGTGCATGTGTTGGTCTAGCGGTAGGTGATTAATGCCCAAGGTCTGAGGTCCTGGATTCGAGTCCATCGTCATGcgtgcggtctttaaatttttttatttacttatgtcatttattaataaaaataaaataaaatgagactatatatatagtaatcaCTTCATGATattattagatatatatatatatgtacgaGGTAATGTGTTTATTTTACAAATTCTCACACATTTATAACATCcctacttattttttaaaatttaaggACAATTTAACATTTGTAAtatacacaaattttatttatttcaatatagacaattaaaaattattttatatataaaagtcTTTAATATTATGACAAAATTTATCTACttttaaaatatactatatcATTAAATTTGTAACTTATATATACCAATTGAGgtggtatatatataaagaagcaTATGGTGGAAAGTAAATATTTACCCATTCCATCATTGGCATCGGGTGGGCCGTAGAAGGTTGCACGAGCGAGATCCCATCCATGCCCTTCTAAGATGGTAGTATCGTTGTCACTTCCACTCGCATTAACACACAAAAATACTGCACAAATGCCTGCTAAACCAAGCAACATCACTTCATCAAAACCCATGTGTAACTaaattaaaatctcaatatatatCTATTATATTGGAATATTAATTAGTACAATGGATCAAGCTAGCTAGCTAGTTATATGTTTCTTGACACGTTGTGGACGTCTATTTATAATCGTCATGAAAGTTTGCTGCCAAAGTTTATCATGTTGACTCACTTGTTTTAGCAATATAATTCTTCAAATCTGATATGGAATCTATACGAACgtcaaaatatacatatatgcgGGTGAGCCAAATATTTGGATAATCACATTTGATGAAATTCAACTGAATGGGATTTTGCATTTGCTCAAGTTAGTGATGCGAAATACTCCATAAATATTcacaaaacaacaattaaataggtcaattttctttgtttttggaTTAATTGGAAGTGAAATCATTGCTAATTTTCTCagattttttttgcattttttcaGAATAAGTATATGTAGTCTATGTATATCATTATGAgaaatatatactataatatatattctattatttgtagtctttatcaCGTGGCCGGCCGTGCCCTATTCCGATTTTGAAAGTGTTGATGAAAATgtattaattagttttttttttcttttttttttcttttttgtggcAAGGGGGCGACGCAAGGAAACTGGTAAAAATCATTTAGGAAAGCAGCATGGATTATATATGTCAGACATTTGATTTTGTAAACTGTTCATATTTAGAAGGTTTGGTTTGACTTTGAGCTTTCATAAATTTTCTATTTACATTAAcatactattattattaatattattattatttaattaatataaaattcaaagGATCGAATTAACAATAATCTGCTTGAGAATAATGatttttctaataataataatttattaattaaatttcagaTAATATATCACTGCAatccaattttttaaatagatCGACTACGAAAAATGCATTGTTAACAACGAAAATTTAACAATATCGTACAAATTCAAACCGTACGTACGCCCTGAAACTGTGCCCGTATGTCGAATTGTCATTCCTTAAAATACATCCTCAGGAAATTAAGTATTGTACTATGCATACGCGACAAGAATGTTCTTCTATCGAATCTCTTATGAACAtgcaaattaataattatattattgaaatatatttttacaaGGATAAAACATGTTTGCAACAATTTACTAATTGCGCGACATGATCAAAGCACTACGAGAGTCTACGTAGTAGATGGATATATTCTTGTTACTTGTGTCTATTTACTAGTAGCCTGGAATTCAAGCCAATGACAGGcgcttaatttaattaataaatatattaaaaataaataatgtttAATGACTATTCAACCATGAaagattaatttaatatatttaacgaCGCTCCAACTAAAGGGTTaagtattaaataattaagcccctaacatagaggcccttatcacgtttagatccctatagtcgaagttgggccaactaaaccctcaaactgcCTAATTtcgaacaatcgagccctcgcCTCTAACGGTCAGTTGATGCcgtttgttttcattttttttaatcggtGGGCCGCAGATGAATTCTACGCCGGAGCGGCTCTCAGTTCTTGGGCGAAAATATCTTGCCTCAAATCCAGCAATACCAGTTGGAGATCGACGCTATTATTTGCGAACATGTAATGCTTCTGATGCACCAATTAGATTTGTTGAATTCTGATCGCAAGGATTGGAGAATCGGTGATGAAAACGTTGAGAGAGAAAGACGATCAAATCAAGAAAATGGCGAAATTGAATCTAATGCTTCAGGAAAAGGCCAAGGGCCTCTACGTTGAGAACCAGCTATGGCGAGAGATGGCGCAGACGAACGAGGCGGCGGGGAATTCCCTGCGCACCGACCTCCAACACACCCTCGCTCAATTCGGCTCGGCAGCGGCAGATGAGGAGGAAGTGGAGTTGTGTGGCAGCTGTGACGACGGGAGGGATATCGACGGCGGAAAGACGAACCCACATCGACGACGGGAGGAAATGGAACCCACATCGGCAGCCGGAAATACTCTGATGCTTCATCTTCTTCGAGGGCTCGATTGGAGAGAAAGCCCAGATCTTTGCCCaaattaactattttaattCAGTGATCGGGGGAATTCAGTGAAGGTTTCGAAGAATAATTCTGAAAAATTGAGGGAGACACCATTGTTCAAGAGCTCAACTCTAGTTGGCAGCTCAGGTGTTTGACGAAATGTCGTAGAAGAGTCTAATGGTGACAATGGCAGCGCTGCGTCTGCGGTTGTGCAAATTTGATGGAGAACTTGAATTTGATTGCGATGGAGTCTCGAAATCTGCTTCTGCGGTTGTTTTCGGTGAGCTTGGCGAAGAAGAAGgggtgggtcccaccaccaacgaaataaaaaaataataatttaaaatagttaacggtgttaaacgaccgttaagtcggaggggcTAATTGTTCGAAATTAGgcagtttgagggtttagttggcccaacttcgactatagggatctaaacgtgataagggcctctatgttaggggcttatttgatacttaaccctttaataaatatatttaaaaaataaatcatatttaaCAACTATTAATCGATGAaagattaatttaatatatatatttaatgacGCACCAATGATGGGTGggtaatttattaaatataataaaaaatgaaatatatttaaCGACTATTGGCGCCCAACTAATTTaacaaaatagataaataaatatatactctGACATTTAACGCTGTCTTTATGAttacaatatactatatattaatataaaaattatagatAAAATCAATATTCAACATCGCGTTAACGACAACCAATTAagttaaataataaaaatatgttcTTTATTAATGAAGCGCCAACgatgaaattttttaaaaatattttaaaggaTAAATCTATAcggatcaatttgatccggaTCAGTAGGGGTATAaaagtccaaaaaaaataaCTGAAAATGTGTTTTACCTTAAATGCCCCTTATAaaagtttattattttaaaatactaaatttaatatattgtgaATATAAATTGAATGTCTTTTCAATTTTCTAGGCCATAAATTAAGTTCATGAACATATGCACTTAAATCAATACATTGAACATATATAGGATACATAAAATTCGGTGCTATGTAAAATTGaacatttcatttaattttttttttataaaaaattaaacatttcataattcgtaggatttttgtttatttaagaaaataattagtttGGTATATATAAAGAACTTGttttttaatatgtttttatgttttatctgacttttttgtttttgtaacattttttatttaaacacccCCAATCACTATAAAAAgtgtttcaatttaaaattttaaatatttatattattattattattattattattattattattattatgttggataatatatttagagttaatatatgaaattggccactttcatatagtaaacttaaaaattggccagtcaaataaaaactttaaaatttagccattttttgtgtaaaagtacaaaattacccctaacaataaaaattaaaaaattagccaCAAATTCATTCCccacaaattcataattttttactctctctctcctcactctctctctcgctgTTCTCTCCCTCTttacgctctctctctctccctctccctctccctctcgccgCCCATCCCCCGCGCCGCCGTCACTCAATCTCCGGCAATCGCAGCGTCAACGCCGcacagccaccaccaccgcgacgcctctttctatctctctctttcgATTAGGACTTGGAGTCATCGGATTCAATTCATCTGAGTTATGTCCGGCAAAGAGAAGCCAGATCCGCCATTGCAGCGCCGACGACGAAGCAAACCATCCAGATTCCAGCGGCGCGTCCAATCCTAACGGTGACTTCGCCGATTTTCCCCGATCGAGCCGTGCTCTGCCATCGCAGCGCCGACGACGACGCCAGCCATCCAGATTCGAACGGCGTGTCCAATCCCGACGGCGACTTTTTGGATTTGATTTAGCTTAGTTTTGGAGTTTCGTGTGCTTAGAGTTTGAAGTTTCTGTGtgcttaaatttgatttaattgaGTTTTGGTGTGCTTAGATTTGATTTCGCGTTCAATTCCGATGGCGTGTGCTTAGATTTGATTTAGCTTGGTTTTGGTGACTCTACACTTTCTTAAGAATGGATTTGATTAAGAGTCTTTGTCTGATGAAGGAATATCTTTTGCCCAGACCcagctagagagagagaagagtgaaggAGGGAGAAAGAAGGTGGTGAGGGTCACGAgagtttttttaaattttcttttgtgCTAAGATTACAATTGATGGAAATTTGGTGTCTGCATCTTGTAAATGGGGGAGGGGGAGGATAGAGACTTATCAACATTAGCAGATATGATGATGCATGTTTATCTAAACctcaattcacaatcaaatttatgaattcacaatttaatgttcttgaattcacgactatatttatgaattcacaactagatttaagaattcacaatcaggtcgatgaattcacaacttaatgttcttgaattcacaactagctcgatgaattcacaacttaatattcttgaatttacaaccaaatctataaattcacaatcaaaataaattacagttttaattgtgaattcaaactttaaaaactcaaattcacaactactttaattaacaatcaaaataaattctaattgtgaattaaattcaggttgtgaattcgactgattgtgaattcacaaccaacataaatctggttgtgaattaaattttggttgtgaattcgtttgttgtgaattcacaaccaaaaaattctagttgtgaattaattttttgttgtgaattcgactggttgtgaattaaaatttggctgtgaattcgactagttgtgaattcacaaacaaaaaattatggttGTAAAtttgactggttgtgaattctcaattcacaaccagtgtgaattcacaaccaaaaaattttggttgtgaattcacactggttgtgaattgcgggattttttaaaggggtggtgtaaagtggccatttttttaatttttaatgtggaagggtattttggtaacagtggccatttttttatgtttttatttcataggctagattttaattttacaatatgaaagtggccattttcaaaatccactcatatatttaaattaaatttctttacataaatcattaatgagtattgtaacatttttattattattatttatcaagtTTGTATCATTATTTATCAAGATTATAAAAGtttgtaacatttttttatttaaacacccccaattattattattattattattattattattattattattattattattattattattattaataatcaaGTATTGTGTATTTTTCAACATCATCTTGATTTTAGTATTTTCCATGAGATCGTAATTATTCGAAACACAACCCAAAATATAAAAAGTCATAAAatgtaatataatatatattctaatttagtattgtatatatgtatatgtatatcacatacttaataaaattagaatattttgtacaagtaattatttttagtatgaaaaaaaaattgtgtgagATTGAGCCTAGCTATTGTAATATCCAATAAAATCATGAATAAATTACGAAGAATTTGAGTTTActaattttaatgtaatttttttagaatataaaatataaactattttCACCCGTTAGATCGTCAAGATCTACGATAGGCTCAATCTCAAATTCTTCGTAATTTATTCATGATTTCATTGGAGATTACAATAGGCTCAATCTCACACAATTTTTTTGTCatactaaaaataattactttgTACTTTTTGAAgggtatatataaaatattttatgtatatattataattaattcataattttaggAGATAAAAAACTTTTACAATgtttttagaatataaaatataaactattttcacccgttagatcatcaagatctacgatagGTTCAATCTCACACACATTAAAATTAGTAAACTCAAATTCTTCGTAATTTATTCATGATTTCATTGGAGATTACAATAGGCTCAAActcacacaatttttttttcatactaaaaataattacttgtaCAAATTATTCTAATTTATTAAGTATGTGATAtacataaacatataaatatacacacacacacacacacacacacacacacacacatatatatatataggagggctATCGTGAGAGAAcctcttaaaattaaaaataacaactACAAATAaagtatgaattttatgtagaacacatatcaattcgttgtataaaggtatgaattgcgaaaaataaatttttgctacttttGGGATTCTGAGTtagaattttatgtagaacacatatcaattcgctgtataaaggtatggattgcgaaaaataattttttgctacttttgggattcgaactcaggatcatgaattcatccaacaggatgttgaatcaaccgtagatcttgatgatctaagggctgaaaatgattcttattttatattttaagaagtgtacttattttagcccgccatatatatagatatatatatatatatacatatatatatatatatatatataatggatcATATGTAAATAGAAGATAATTGTGAGAACGGGGAACCAATATAAACCGTAGATTATTGGAGATCAAACGGCTGAGCATTTTTCGGCTGTTTAATTCATTTTAGTAAGAAAGGGTTTATTTGACTTTTGACAATCAACACATAACCGAAATGAGTACTGTCATCCCTATAATCATGCGTTCATGATTGCATGATATCTTCTAATTTTGGTTACAACTTAGATATTACATTTTAGGTTTTTATTGTACAACATCCACATTTGATTAACGTACCATGATCCTTAACACCCTTTCCTTTTTCGTCTCTTGTGTAGCGCCTTCGTTTTTTTTCATCTGGTGTCCCTATATTCATTTTAACATGGTTAACGATTTTGAGTTTGGAAAAATGTGGATAAGTATATAAACACTTTTAAAATTACCTTGAACCGGAGGACCAACCTTAGCCTCGTTACCTGGTTTCTCTGCGCCAACTACTGTTCGGACAATTACACAGTGAACATACTATTAAATAAATGAACAATGTACAAATCTAACGAACAGATATATAAAATCAATGAACAAGGTCCTTCTTTATTCAATAATTATACAATTCTCCTCATACGAACATTAGATTATGGAGTACGCACATAATAGACATTTGAACTTTAAATGAACAAAAATGGATTTTAAATGAACAAATCCATAATTTGATGAAACAAACgaacattttaaaaaatgtacCTTTTTTTGTTATCCCTGACGCGCTTCTCGTTCTTCTCCTATGAACAGGATCTTGCTCAGTAGAAGGTTGCTCCGATGTCACGTGGATTGGTGCAGTTTTTTCCCCACTTGCATCTATTCATCcaataaaatacatatattaattagTTCGTCCTAACGGaaacttaatatataaaatttatatttcataAAGAAATGATTACCTTTTAAATGAACAATACCCATTTTAAATGGACAAACTCAATGAACAAAACACATTTTTAATGAACAAATCCATATTTtgcagaaaaaaaaagaacatttaaaaaaatgtacCTTTTTTTGTTATCCCTGATGTGCTCCTTGTTGTTTTCCTATGCGGTGTCGTCGTATCAGCAATATTCTCATGAACAGTATCTTGTTCAATACAAGTTTGCTCCGATGTCACGTGGACATCACCAGTTTTCTCCCCACATGCATctatttatccaataaataggGATTTATTGGATAGggtattataagcatagggatccaccggaaatCGCACACACTAGGGTTGAAAGTGACGAAGACGGCGATGGGTGAACTAAAAATTGACTGGTAGGTGAAAAGGTAGTCAGTAATTAAATGGTTGAACGGTAATTAAGGGATTTGATGTATCTTCCAAAATTAAAAGAATGTTTTGTTCACTAAATTACCCCTATCTATTACTATGTCGTCTATGCGTATTTGTTTTAAGTTTACAGCAATTAGATATATGTTTAGATATGAACCGTT includes these proteins:
- the LOC131023573 gene encoding expansin-A4-like, which translates into the protein MGFDEVMLLGLAGICAVFLCVNASGSDNDTTILEGHGWDLARATFYGPPDANDGMELIFWFLVGGACGYTNVFQQGYGQETTALSTALFNDGAACGACFEIVCVNAPQACKKGVIRVTATNFCPPDYSKTQDLWCNPPQKHFDLAQPMFLKIAEYRAGVVPVAYRRVKCGKRGGIKFVMGGNNYWTLVLVYNVGGVGDVKSVRVRSSGSDWTWMSRNWGQNWQLTQSLLGKTLSFEVTTSDGSVMQEIDVVPSSWGFGMTFEGKYNFH